In one window of Thermodesulfobacteriota bacterium DNA:
- the pstC gene encoding phosphate ABC transporter permease subunit PstC, protein MPSRDIPEKGASDRGPAAAARRYAAARAGDAVFKGAAWFFAASVIALMLLIFVILLKESWLSIKTFGLGFLVSSTWDPVALQFGALPSVYGTLVSSAIAIIIALPISIGIAIFLTEMAPKRVSGPVGSAIELLASIPSIIYGMWGLFVFAPVLSEHVEPFLIDRLGFIPLFSGAPLGIGMLPAGFILAIMIIPFISSVTRDIFRMVPPMLKESGYGVGATKWEVIWKIVIPYTRSGIIGAVILGLGRALGETMAVTFLIGNAQNISISLLDPATSISATLANEFTEAFEDLYLSSLVELGLILFLITFVVLAIAKLLIARFSYQGGKF, encoded by the coding sequence ATGCCGTCAAGAGATATCCCCGAGAAAGGGGCTTCGGACAGGGGCCCGGCAGCCGCGGCGCGGAGATACGCCGCGGCCAGGGCAGGGGACGCGGTATTCAAGGGCGCGGCCTGGTTCTTCGCCGCATCTGTTATCGCCCTGATGCTCCTCATATTCGTCATCCTCCTAAAGGAGTCCTGGCTTTCCATCAAGACCTTCGGCCTCGGTTTCCTTGTAAGCTCCACCTGGGACCCGGTCGCCCTCCAATTCGGCGCGCTCCCGTCCGTTTACGGCACACTGGTCTCCTCCGCTATAGCGATAATAATTGCGCTCCCCATAAGCATAGGCATAGCGATATTCCTTACGGAGATGGCCCCCAAGCGCGTAAGCGGGCCGGTTGGGTCGGCAATCGAGCTCCTGGCCTCGATACCGAGCATCATCTACGGCATGTGGGGGCTATTCGTATTCGCGCCGGTGCTTTCCGAGCACGTCGAGCCGTTCCTTATCGACCGGCTGGGCTTCATCCCGCTATTTTCAGGCGCGCCGCTCGGCATAGGCATGCTCCCGGCGGGCTTCATCCTCGCCATAATGATAATCCCGTTCATATCATCCGTCACAAGGGACATCTTCCGCATGGTCCCTCCCATGCTCAAGGAATCGGGCTATGGGGTGGGGGCCACCAAGTGGGAGGTGATATGGAAGATAGTGATACCGTACACGAGGTCCGGGATAATAGGGGCCGTGATACTCGGCCTCGGCAGGGCGCTCGGAGAGACGATGGCGGTAACCTTCCTTATAGGGAACGCCCAGAACATAAGCATCTCGCTCCTCGACCCGGCAACTTCCATCTCGGCAACTCTCGCGAACGAGTTCACCGAGGCCTTCGAGGACCTCTATCTTTCAAGCCTCGTCGAGCTCGGGCTCATCCTTTTCCTCATAACATTCGTGGTGCTCGCGATAGCGAAGCTCCTGATCGCAAGGTTTTCGTACCAGGGCGGTAAATTCTAG
- the mgtE gene encoding magnesium transporter produces MSIEAKNDHTDEIRGHLDEGRDSEISRLLESLHSSDIGRILGSLDEEQAMRVFRLLPPEQASAVILEVDERLRKVLISSISSEELIEVVHEMETDDAADVISELPVEDARQVLEGIDRQESLAVQKLLVYPEDTAGGKMQAELASVPETATVEETIEEVRRKAAVIENISSVFVVDGNGRLIGAVPLDRLILAGPRARIIEITNRDAIRVRTDMDQEEAAKLFQKYDLISVPVVDNDGRLVGRITIDDIVDVLEEEIFEDFYKMAGLNIGARALDPPARAIRMRVPWLFLNLVTASAAAGIVKIFEGTIEQLVILAVLMPIVAGMGGNAATQTITVVVRALALGEITFKNAKWLLMKEVVVGFSNGFLTGAVAGFIAFLLGASVYVGLLLFLAMIANMMVAGLIGSIMPLILKRYNFDPAISSSIFVTASTDVGGFFTFLGLATIFMKTGLL; encoded by the coding sequence ATGAGCATCGAAGCCAAAAACGACCATACTGACGAAATCAGGGGCCATCTCGACGAGGGGCGCGATTCCGAAATCAGCCGCCTTCTCGAAAGCCTGCATTCATCGGATATCGGGAGGATCCTGGGCTCTCTCGATGAAGAGCAGGCCATGCGGGTCTTCAGGCTGCTCCCGCCTGAGCAGGCCTCTGCCGTCATCCTCGAGGTCGACGAGCGCCTGAGGAAGGTCCTCATCTCCTCCATTTCATCCGAGGAGCTCATAGAGGTCGTCCACGAGATGGAGACCGACGACGCGGCTGACGTCATCTCCGAGCTACCGGTCGAGGACGCGCGGCAGGTGCTCGAAGGCATCGACCGGCAGGAGTCCCTGGCCGTACAGAAGCTCCTGGTCTACCCCGAGGACACGGCGGGCGGGAAGATGCAGGCCGAGCTCGCCTCGGTGCCCGAGACAGCCACGGTCGAGGAGACGATAGAGGAAGTCAGGAGAAAGGCCGCCGTCATAGAGAACATATCGAGCGTCTTCGTGGTGGACGGCAACGGCAGGCTCATCGGCGCGGTCCCTCTCGACAGGCTCATACTGGCCGGGCCCAGGGCCCGGATAATCGAGATAACGAACAGGGACGCCATACGCGTCCGGACCGACATGGACCAGGAGGAGGCCGCGAAGCTCTTCCAGAAATACGACCTCATATCCGTCCCGGTCGTCGATAACGACGGCAGGCTAGTGGGACGGATAACCATAGACGACATAGTGGACGTCCTCGAGGAGGAAATATTCGAGGACTTTTATAAAATGGCGGGCCTCAACATAGGCGCCCGGGCGCTCGATCCGCCTGCAAGGGCCATACGCATGCGGGTGCCGTGGCTCTTTCTTAACCTCGTAACAGCCTCGGCAGCCGCCGGGATAGTGAAGATATTCGAGGGCACCATCGAGCAGCTCGTAATACTCGCCGTCCTCATGCCCATAGTCGCCGGCATGGGCGGGAACGCGGCCACCCAGACCATAACGGTCGTCGTGAGGGCGCTGGCCCTCGGCGAGATAACCTTCAAAAACGCAAAATGGTTGCTCATGAAGGAGGTCGTCGTCGGCTTCTCGAACGGCTTCCTTACAGGCGCGGTCGCGGGCTTCATAGCCTTCCTTCTCGGCGCGAGCGTCTATGTGGGCCTCCTCCTATTCCTCGCGATGATAGCGAACATGATGGTGGCCGGGCTCATAGGCTCGATAATGCCGCTGATACTAAAGAGATACAACTTCGACCCGGCCATATCTTCGAGCATATTCGTAACGGCCTCGACCGACGTGGGCGGGTTCTTCACGTTCCTCGGCCTTGCGACAATATTCATGAAAACGGGGCTACTTTAG
- a CDS encoding ATP-dependent Clp protease ATP-binding subunit codes for MTELEEIKEKLTPAARRVLDAAIEESKNRQHYYLGVEHLFLAFAKVEENFFREVMEDLNLDIFHVINFLNEHLNVSRQYIGLGLKIPPATRNVFRLAREEAQRWGRDELDSTDLFIAIFQENHSLPAKVFRSFGLDPDYVMRRITVKVRSKEEMEEELKKKYELPPNLKHFAVNLNKLARFDKLPVIIGRDAEIDQVMEILCHMERSNSVMIIGEPGVGKTAVVEGLARRIELEPKRVPKRLRDKQIVNLQMNSVVAGTIFRGMFEDRIEKIIKEIKERKNIIFFIDEAHTLIGAGSAMGVPSDAANIFKSTLSRGEVQIIGATTLSEYKEFIAEDEALARRFRLVHIQEPSVDETRKILYGIRPRLEKSYSVKVTDEAVETGLDMSQRYMRSLKMPDKVIGWLDTSCVKVEINRPSEPVGPDDIIEVISQETRIPRDMIFRDTVGRFKDMEKTLARRVVGQKEAINALSKRLRLNKGPLKENFARPDGVLLFLGPTGVGKTELAKSLADFLFGDEKKMIRLDMSEYKDSGVAVDKLIGMPRGIVGSERGGLLTNPVRENPYSVVLLDEVEKAHPFVLNLFLQVFDEGWLTDGRGKRVYFSDTVIIMTSNLGADVFRKYVKPLGFMTENDVDARSYKKDIIKEVENTLSPEFLNRIDDVIVFTPLTRNEVRQLTHMYLEKIREHMEGYGKHLSVTEKAVDVLVEKGYNQRYGARFLKRHVDEKVKVPITLKWKEGDFFKVDAERDEVTVEASNMGEPALA; via the coding sequence ATGACCGAACTTGAAGAGATAAAAGAGAAGCTTACGCCGGCTGCTCGACGGGTTCTGGACGCCGCCATAGAGGAGAGCAAGAACCGCCAGCATTATTATCTCGGCGTAGAGCACCTTTTCCTTGCCTTTGCCAAGGTGGAGGAGAACTTCTTCCGCGAGGTGATGGAGGACCTGAACCTCGACATCTTCCATGTAATAAACTTCCTTAACGAGCACCTGAACGTCTCCCGCCAGTACATCGGCCTGGGCCTGAAGATACCGCCCGCCACAAGGAACGTCTTCAGGCTCGCCCGCGAGGAGGCCCAGAGGTGGGGCCGCGACGAACTCGACTCTACCGACCTCTTCATTGCCATATTCCAGGAAAACCACAGCCTCCCTGCGAAGGTCTTCCGCAGCTTCGGCCTTGACCCCGACTACGTCATGCGGAGGATCACCGTGAAGGTCAGGAGCAAGGAAGAGATGGAGGAGGAGCTCAAGAAGAAATACGAGCTCCCGCCGAACCTCAAGCACTTCGCCGTGAACCTCAATAAGCTCGCGAGATTCGACAAGCTCCCCGTCATAATCGGCAGGGACGCGGAGATAGACCAGGTGATGGAGATACTCTGCCACATGGAACGCTCGAACTCGGTCATGATAATCGGCGAGCCGGGCGTGGGCAAGACCGCGGTCGTCGAGGGGCTCGCGAGGAGGATAGAGCTAGAGCCCAAGAGGGTGCCGAAGCGCCTCCGCGACAAGCAGATAGTGAACCTGCAGATGAACTCGGTCGTGGCCGGGACCATCTTCAGGGGCATGTTCGAGGACAGGATTGAGAAGATAATAAAGGAAATAAAGGAGAGGAAGAACATAATCTTCTTTATCGACGAGGCCCATACGCTCATCGGCGCGGGCTCGGCAATGGGAGTGCCTTCGGACGCGGCCAATATCTTCAAGTCGACCCTGTCGAGGGGCGAGGTCCAGATAATAGGCGCGACCACGCTCTCCGAGTACAAGGAGTTCATAGCCGAGGACGAGGCGCTGGCCAGGAGGTTCAGGCTCGTCCACATACAGGAGCCGTCCGTCGATGAGACGAGGAAGATACTCTACGGCATAAGGCCGAGGCTTGAGAAGAGCTACTCGGTCAAGGTGACGGACGAGGCCGTAGAGACCGGCCTCGACATGAGCCAGAGGTACATGCGCAGCCTCAAGATGCCGGACAAGGTCATCGGCTGGCTCGACACCTCCTGCGTGAAGGTCGAGATAAACAGGCCGTCCGAGCCCGTGGGCCCGGACGACATAATAGAGGTCATCTCCCAGGAGACGCGAATACCCAGGGACATGATCTTCAGGGACACGGTCGGCAGGTTCAAGGACATGGAAAAGACCCTCGCAAGGAGGGTCGTGGGCCAGAAGGAGGCTATCAACGCCCTCTCGAAGAGGCTCCGGCTCAACAAGGGCCCCTTGAAGGAGAACTTCGCAAGGCCCGACGGCGTGCTCCTTTTCCTGGGCCCCACTGGCGTGGGGAAAACCGAGCTTGCGAAGTCGCTCGCGGACTTTCTCTTCGGCGACGAAAAGAAGATGATACGCCTGGACATGAGCGAGTACAAGGACTCGGGCGTTGCGGTAGATAAGCTAATCGGCATGCCGAGGGGCATAGTGGGCTCGGAGCGGGGGGGCCTCCTCACCAACCCGGTCCGCGAAAACCCTTATTCGGTAGTGCTCCTTGACGAGGTGGAGAAGGCGCACCCGTTCGTCCTTAACCTCTTCCTCCAGGTCTTTGACGAGGGGTGGCTCACGGACGGCAGGGGGAAAAGGGTTTACTTCAGCGACACCGTCATTATCATGACCAGCAACCTCGGCGCGGACGTCTTCAGGAAGTACGTGAAACCGCTGGGCTTCATGACCGAGAACGATGTGGACGCCCGGTCCTACAAGAAAGACATCATAAAAGAGGTGGAGAACACCTTAAGCCCCGAGTTCCTCAACCGCATCGACGACGTGATCGTCTTTACGCCCCTTACGAGGAACGAAGTCAGGCAGCTTACGCATATGTACCTCGAGAAGATACGCGAGCACATGGAAGGCTACGGCAAGCACCTCTCGGTCACCGAAAAAGCGGTTGACGTTCTGGTCGAGAAGGGTTATAACCAGCGGTACGGTGCAAGGTTCCTTAAGAGGCACGTGGACGAGAAGGTGAAGGTCCCCATAACCCTCAAATGGAAAGAGGGGGACTTCTTCAAGGTGGACGCGGAGAGGGACGAGGTGACTGTGGAAGCATCGAACATGGGCGAGCCGGCGCTGGCATGA
- the phoU gene encoding phosphate signaling complex protein PhoU yields MTREAYHKSMKGLEADLQQMAGLVVDAIKGSIEALKTRDIEKSRHIVRNDMEINRKRFQIEEKCISLIATQQPMAVDLRILAAIINIITDLERIGDHAEGIAKISVSIGEEPLVKPLVDMPLMAEKAVSMLERCMKSFIERDVKAAREICNEDDEVDAYYDKIYNDLVLLMIDNPKLIKDATYLIWAAHNIERMADRVTNIAERVVYMVTGKMEEMNVSKY; encoded by the coding sequence ATGACCCGCGAAGCATACCACAAGTCGATGAAGGGCCTCGAGGCCGACCTTCAGCAGATGGCCGGTCTGGTCGTAGACGCGATAAAGGGCTCTATCGAGGCATTGAAGACGAGGGACATTGAGAAGTCCCGCCATATAGTGCGGAACGACATGGAGATAAACAGGAAGCGCTTCCAGATAGAGGAGAAGTGCATTAGCCTCATAGCGACCCAGCAGCCCATGGCCGTCGACCTACGCATACTCGCTGCCATAATAAACATCATAACCGACCTCGAGCGCATCGGCGACCACGCCGAGGGCATCGCCAAGATAAGCGTCTCGATTGGCGAGGAGCCGTTGGTCAAGCCCCTTGTGGACATGCCCCTTATGGCGGAGAAGGCCGTATCCATGCTTGAGAGGTGTATGAAATCGTTTATCGAAAGGGACGTAAAGGCCGCCAGGGAGATATGCAATGAGGACGACGAGGTCGATGCCTATTACGACAAGATATACAACGACCTTGTGCTGCTAATGATAGACAACCCGAAGCTCATAAAGGATGCGACATATCTCATCTGGGCCGCGCACAATATCGAGAGGATGGCCGACAGGGTGACGAATATAGCGGAGAGGGTGGTTTATATGGTCACGGGCAAGATGGAGGAGATGAACGTCTCGAAGTACTGA
- the recO gene encoding DNA repair protein RecO, giving the protein MKRGTYKDRAIVLNSVDYGESDRILTFYTLGRGKMSGIAKGARRSRKRFVGNLDPASHIDILFFHNGTSDLARVEDASLIDAFSGLRGDIERYSEACYMLELASEMTREGQALPAVYRELAAFLKMLEGGPGPECLRFFEIRLLSNTGYLPHLNGCVACRKAHEGGRLFFSSDRGGTVCRGCSTGISGLVPVSPGTAGLLSMAARLEEGKLTRLRPDQAFLDESERLLSDFIKFQLGKELKTRRFMAKLRIAGCPA; this is encoded by the coding sequence ATGAAGCGCGGCACCTACAAGGACAGGGCCATAGTCCTGAATTCCGTGGACTACGGCGAGTCAGACCGCATACTCACCTTCTACACCCTGGGGCGCGGCAAGATGAGCGGCATCGCCAAGGGCGCGCGGAGGTCCCGGAAACGCTTCGTCGGCAACCTCGACCCCGCCTCCCATATCGATATCCTCTTTTTCCATAACGGGACGAGCGACCTCGCCCGGGTAGAGGACGCGTCCCTCATAGACGCATTCTCCGGGCTGAGGGGCGATATTGAAAGGTATTCGGAAGCCTGCTACATGCTTGAGCTCGCATCCGAGATGACACGCGAGGGGCAGGCGCTCCCGGCTGTATACCGCGAGCTTGCGGCGTTCCTTAAGATGCTCGAAGGCGGCCCCGGCCCGGAGTGCTTGAGGTTTTTCGAGATACGGCTCCTTTCCAATACGGGGTATCTGCCGCACCTCAACGGGTGCGTGGCATGCAGGAAGGCGCACGAGGGCGGAAGGCTCTTTTTCAGCTCTGATAGGGGCGGCACCGTATGCAGGGGCTGCTCAACAGGGATCAGCGGCCTCGTGCCGGTCTCCCCGGGGACAGCGGGCCTACTCTCGATGGCCGCGCGCCTTGAGGAAGGAAAGCTCACACGCCTTAGGCCTGACCAGGCCTTCCTCGACGAGAGCGAGCGCCTTCTCTCTGATTTCATAAAATTTCAGCTCGGAAAAGAGCTCAAGACCCGCCGCTTCATGGCCAAGCTCCGCATAGCAGGGTGCCCGGCATGA
- the glyQ gene encoding glycine--tRNA ligase subunit alpha, translating into MYFQDVILTLQRFWAERGCVIMQPYDVEKGAGTFHPATFLKVLGPEPWKAAYVEPSRRPTDGRYGENPNRLQHYYQFQVILKPSPDEIQEIYLESLKALGIDPLAHDIRFVEDDWESPTLGAWGLGWEVWLDGMEITQFTYFQQAGGIDLKPVSGEITYGLERITMYLQGVDNVYDLKWSKDVNYGDVHKQTEIEYSKHNFEEADTQMLFTLFDMYEKECGKLMEKGLYLPAYDYCLKCSHSFNLLDARGAISVAERTRFIGRVRALARGSAEGYLKTREELGFPLLRGEAVKAGA; encoded by the coding sequence GTGTATTTCCAGGATGTGATACTTACCCTTCAGAGGTTCTGGGCCGAGAGGGGCTGCGTAATAATGCAGCCCTATGACGTTGAAAAGGGAGCGGGCACCTTCCACCCTGCAACCTTCCTTAAGGTGCTCGGGCCGGAGCCGTGGAAGGCGGCGTATGTCGAGCCGTCGAGACGCCCGACCGACGGCAGGTACGGCGAGAACCCGAACAGGCTCCAGCATTATTACCAGTTCCAGGTTATATTGAAGCCCTCGCCCGACGAGATACAGGAGATTTACCTGGAGAGCCTCAAGGCACTGGGGATCGACCCGCTCGCCCATGACATTCGATTCGTCGAGGACGATTGGGAGTCCCCGACGCTCGGCGCGTGGGGCCTCGGCTGGGAGGTCTGGCTCGACGGCATGGAGATAACCCAGTTCACCTATTTCCAGCAGGCTGGCGGCATTGATTTAAAACCCGTTTCCGGCGAGATAACCTACGGCCTTGAGAGGATAACCATGTACCTCCAGGGCGTGGACAACGTCTACGACCTCAAATGGTCGAAGGACGTAAACTACGGTGACGTCCACAAGCAGACCGAGATAGAGTACTCGAAGCACAACTTCGAGGAGGCCGACACCCAGATGCTATTCACCCTTTTCGACATGTACGAAAAGGAGTGCGGGAAGTTAATGGAAAAGGGGCTCTACCTCCCGGCGTATGATTATTGCCTCAAGTGCTCCCACTCATTCAACCTCCTGGACGCGCGCGGCGCGATAAGCGTTGCCGAAAGGACCCGGTTCATAGGCCGCGTAAGGGCCCTTGCAAGAGGCTCCGCCGAAGGGTATCTGAAGACCAGGGAGGAATTGGGGTTTCCGCTATTGAGGGGAGAGGCCGTAAAGGCGGGGGCTTGA
- the pstB gene encoding phosphate ABC transporter ATP-binding protein PstB — MKDKLTIKDLNFWYGDKQALKDINLHIREKQITALIGPSGCGKTTFLRCLNRMHDLYPGNRYEGEILLEGRNILEKGLDLIKLRGKIGMVFQKPTPFPMSIYENIAFGLKLMGIKSKGEVSGRVEKALKDSALWDEIRDRLHGPALSLSGGQQQRLCIARAIAVEPEVILMDEPCSALDPVATAKIEDLMTGIKENYTVVIVTHNMQQAARVSEYTGFFMLGEVVEFDTTEKIFTAPSNKLTEDYITGRFG; from the coding sequence ATGAAAGACAAGCTGACGATAAAGGACCTCAATTTCTGGTACGGCGACAAGCAGGCCCTGAAGGACATAAACCTCCACATCAGGGAAAAGCAGATAACCGCCCTCATCGGGCCGTCCGGGTGCGGGAAGACGACCTTTTTGAGGTGCCTCAACAGGATGCACGACCTCTACCCCGGGAACAGATACGAGGGCGAGATACTGCTTGAAGGCAGAAACATACTGGAAAAGGGCCTCGACCTCATAAAGCTACGGGGTAAGATCGGCATGGTCTTCCAGAAGCCCACGCCTTTCCCAATGTCCATTTACGAGAACATCGCATTCGGGCTTAAGCTCATGGGCATAAAGAGCAAGGGAGAGGTGTCCGGCAGGGTCGAGAAGGCCCTGAAGGACTCCGCCCTGTGGGACGAGATACGCGACAGGCTCCACGGGCCTGCCCTATCGCTCTCCGGCGGGCAGCAGCAGAGGCTCTGCATCGCCCGGGCCATCGCGGTCGAGCCCGAGGTCATCTTGATGGACGAGCCCTGCTCGGCACTCGACCCCGTTGCCACGGCCAAGATAGAGGACCTCATGACCGGCATAAAGGAGAACTACACGGTCGTGATAGTCACGCACAACATGCAGCAGGCCGCAAGGGTTTCGGAGTATACCGGGTTTTTCATGCTCGGCGAGGTCGTGGAGTTCGACACCACAGAGAAGATATTCACGGCCCCTTCTAATAAGCTCACGGAAGACTATATAACAGGGCGTTTCGGCTAG
- the pstA gene encoding phosphate ABC transporter permease PstA codes for MNAHYIKRTLANYGALTVSALSAVFGIFFLFWILKDVLVLGFSAINLDFFTQLPAPAGMEGGGLANAIAGTFLITALATVIGVPAGIMAGTYLSEYGRKSRMASVVRFISDILVSAPSIVIGVFVYALLVKPFGGFSAIAGAVALAIIMLPVVIRTAEEMLKLVPDATREAALALGAPHWKVTVQVVYRGAARGIVTGVMLAVARVSGETAPLLFTSFNNSFWNFSLTEPTATLTVTIFNYAMGPYEDWHQKAWAAALLITAIVLLVNIISRIIVRGKAG; via the coding sequence ATGAACGCGCATTATATAAAAAGGACGCTGGCCAATTACGGGGCGCTTACGGTCTCGGCCCTCTCGGCCGTTTTCGGCATATTCTTCCTTTTCTGGATATTGAAGGACGTGCTCGTCCTGGGCTTCAGCGCCATAAACCTTGATTTCTTCACCCAGCTCCCTGCCCCCGCGGGCATGGAAGGGGGCGGGCTCGCGAACGCCATTGCCGGGACCTTCCTCATAACCGCGCTCGCGACCGTCATCGGCGTTCCCGCGGGCATAATGGCAGGCACGTACCTTTCGGAATACGGACGGAAGAGCAGGATGGCATCGGTCGTGAGGTTCATATCCGACATCCTCGTAAGCGCGCCGTCCATAGTAATAGGCGTCTTCGTCTATGCGCTCCTCGTCAAGCCTTTCGGGGGGTTTTCCGCCATCGCGGGCGCGGTGGCCCTGGCCATAATAATGCTCCCGGTGGTCATTCGGACGGCCGAGGAGATGCTGAAGCTCGTGCCTGACGCGACCAGGGAAGCGGCCCTGGCCCTCGGAGCGCCGCACTGGAAGGTAACTGTCCAGGTCGTCTACAGGGGGGCTGCCCGCGGCATAGTCACGGGCGTAATGCTCGCGGTCGCAAGGGTCTCTGGCGAGACCGCGCCGCTACTATTTACCTCGTTCAATAACTCCTTCTGGAACTTCAGCCTCACCGAGCCCACGGCCACGCTCACGGTAACGATATTCAACTACGCTATGGGCCCCTACGAGGACTGGCACCAGAAGGCGTGGGCCGCGGCCCTCCTTATAACGGCTATTGTGTTGCTTGTGAACATCATTTCAAGGATAATAGTGAGAGGCAAGGCTGGATAG
- a CDS encoding universal stress protein, giving the protein MIKTILVPQDGSVYGKSALDYSMWLSSKFGAGLVGMNVVDVVSLEGPFLHDISGSLGFEPFMNFSTRMREALEARGKTILSAFEDTCKENGTQCETQISFGVVANEIVDKAKVADLVVIGRRGVNARFEYGLLGSTTESVLRRSPKPVLIVPERFSEPKKPLLAYDGSPNASRAMHSAAEWAKTLDLSLTVLTVSSSEEEDPLLNDARTYLKPYGIEASFIHRKGDAPIIIENYYKDNGHDLLFMGTSHHSRLVEMVLGSTTEHVMRTVMGPFFLER; this is encoded by the coding sequence ATGATAAAGACGATACTCGTCCCGCAGGACGGATCAGTATACGGCAAGTCGGCGCTGGACTACTCGATGTGGCTTTCGTCGAAGTTCGGCGCCGGGCTTGTCGGCATGAACGTGGTCGACGTCGTCTCCCTCGAAGGGCCGTTCCTCCACGACATATCGGGCTCCCTCGGCTTCGAGCCGTTCATGAACTTCTCGACCCGTATGCGCGAGGCCCTTGAGGCCAGGGGAAAGACCATACTTTCCGCCTTCGAGGACACCTGCAAGGAGAACGGGACGCAATGCGAAACGCAGATATCCTTCGGCGTCGTCGCAAATGAAATAGTGGACAAGGCCAAGGTCGCGGACCTGGTCGTAATCGGAAGGCGGGGCGTCAACGCCCGGTTCGAGTACGGCCTCCTGGGCTCGACGACCGAGAGCGTCTTGAGGAGGTCGCCCAAGCCGGTCCTCATAGTGCCCGAGCGCTTCTCGGAGCCTAAAAAGCCGCTTCTCGCATATGACGGCAGCCCCAACGCGAGCAGGGCAATGCACTCCGCCGCGGAATGGGCCAAGACCCTGGACCTCTCGCTTACGGTCCTCACCGTATCGTCCAGCGAGGAAGAAGACCCCCTCCTGAACGACGCCCGCACATACCTTAAGCCCTACGGCATAGAGGCGAGCTTCATCCACAGGAAGGGCGACGCCCCCATCATCATTGAGAACTACTACAAGGACAACGGGCACGACCTCCTTTTCATGGGCACCTCCCACCATTCAAGGCTCGTTGAGATGGTCCTCGGCTCCACGACCGAGCACGTCATGCGGACCGTCATGGGGCCTTTCTTTTTAGAGCGATAA
- the pstS gene encoding phosphate ABC transporter substrate-binding protein PstS yields the protein MKKILLLALIFLGLSVGTASAQLINGAGATFPYPLYSKWAYEYNRATGVRLNYQSIGSGGGIRQVTAGTVDFGASDAPLGAKELGDAGLVQFPMAVGGVVPVVNLEGVSPGSLQLTGEVLADIFLGKITKWNDQRIAALNPGVKLPDTKITVVHRSDGSGTTWIFANYLSKVSPEWKGKVGFGTAVNWPAGVGGKGNEGVAMYVKRMKNSIGYVEYAYAIQNKLTHAKLSNKAGSFVEPSMETFQSAAANADWKGTPGFGVVLTDQSGKDSWPIAGATFILVKKNQSDCKKATEVLKFFGWAYRNGAEMAKSLDYVPIPPAVYGLMEAAWARDIKCNSQPVWGK from the coding sequence ATGAAAAAGATACTACTTTTAGCGCTGATATTCCTGGGTTTGTCGGTCGGCACTGCCTCGGCCCAGCTCATAAACGGCGCTGGCGCGACATTCCCGTACCCGCTCTACTCCAAGTGGGCGTATGAATACAACAGGGCTACAGGGGTGAGGCTCAACTACCAGTCCATCGGGAGCGGCGGCGGCATAAGGCAGGTCACGGCAGGCACAGTGGACTTCGGCGCGTCGGACGCGCCCCTCGGGGCAAAGGAGCTCGGGGACGCGGGCCTCGTACAGTTCCCGATGGCGGTCGGCGGGGTCGTGCCGGTCGTGAACCTCGAAGGGGTGAGCCCCGGAAGCCTCCAGCTCACCGGAGAGGTCCTTGCCGACATCTTCCTCGGGAAGATAACCAAATGGAACGACCAGCGGATAGCCGCGCTCAACCCCGGGGTGAAGCTCCCTGACACTAAGATAACTGTCGTACACCGCTCTGACGGAAGCGGCACGACATGGATATTCGCGAACTACCTGTCAAAGGTGAGCCCCGAATGGAAGGGCAAGGTGGGCTTCGGCACGGCGGTCAATTGGCCCGCGGGCGTCGGCGGCAAGGGTAACGAGGGTGTGGCCATGTACGTAAAGAGGATGAAGAACTCCATCGGATACGTCGAGTACGCGTACGCCATCCAGAACAAGCTCACCCACGCAAAGCTCAGCAACAAGGCGGGGAGCTTTGTAGAGCCCTCCATGGAGACTTTCCAGTCAGCCGCGGCCAACGCCGACTGGAAGGGCACGCCAGGTTTCGGGGTAGTCCTAACGGACCAGTCCGGAAAAGACTCGTGGCCCATTGCAGGCGCGACCTTCATACTCGTAAAGAAAAACCAGTCGGACTGCAAAAAGGCTACAGAGGTCTTGAAGTTCTTTGGTTGGGCCTACAGGAACGGGGCGGAAATGGCGAAGTCGCTCGATTACGTTCCCATCCCGCCCGCAGTGTACGGCCTCATGGAGGCAGCGTGGGCGCGGGATATAAAATGCAATTCGCAGCCGGTCTGGGGCAAATAG